CTGAAAACGATACTTCAGGCAAACGAACTCCGTCAGCAGCCAAAGCGTTGCGGAGCGCGCCATAGCCTTGGGCAGCTACTTCACTGAGTAAGTCTGCACTACCGGCATCCCCTGCCTGAAGGCTTTCGTTAAGCATGGCTTGGGCCAGCAGGGGTACCCAGTCTGGTTGTAGGGCAATTGCAAAAGGCGCCGGTATACCCCAAATCAACACATGTTGCTGGCTAAGCGTAGGCAGCTGACTGGTCTCTACCGAAGACGGCTCTCCCAGCTCTAGGTTCAAGGATTGTCCTAGGAGCGTTTGTAAAAAGGCTTGCAATGCCTCTCGGGTGGCATCAAGCCGCGGAAGCGCGCGAGGCAAGCTCATCTTCCTCTACAGGTAGTTCAGGGAGAACAACTTCCAAAATACGTAATGCCCGGTATTTACCCGAGCGACCCGGTATGGCTTTAAACTTTTCGTGTTCACCAATGTAAACTTGTATCGGCTCGTTAATGCGCCGTTCTAGGACGATCACGTCGCCTACCTCCAGCGTGAGGAGTTCGCTAAGCGGGATGCGCGTGCGGCCAATTTCGGCTCGCAGCTCAAGCTCGATTTTCTCTAGACGCTCCTCATAGCGCTGACGTACCTGGGGGGGCACTTCGCTGGTGGCGCTGGACATCCACTGCTTCATAGCGCTGTGGCCTAGCATCCGCTCCAGCAAAATGTACGGATAGCAAATGTTGATAAACGAACGCTGTTCGTAAATCGTCACTTCGAACGTGGCCACCAGCGCCGGTTCTACCCCAGGTAAAATTTGGACAAACTCGGCATTAGACTCGAAGGCGATTTCTTCCAATTGAATTTCGTGAATCTGTCTCCAGGCTTTTTCCAGTTCGCGAAAGGCCCGCATCACCACCTTATCCATGATGCGGCGTTCGATCTGGGAGATTTCTCGAGGTTTGCGCAGAAAAATTCCTGGACCCCCAAAAAGCTTTTCCACCGTGTAGATCACGAGGCGGGGGTCAATTTCGACAACAATACGCTGGTTTAAGGGAGTCACGTCCACCACATACAGGGCTGAAGGTGGGGCGCTGGACATGACAAACTCGGAGTACAAGACCTGGTCGATAGCCGAAAGCGCAATATCTACCAAAGTGCGCAGCTGGGCCGACATGTACACCGAAAGATCGCGCGCGAAGGCTTCGTGCACGTAGTGCAAGACGCGCATTTGGTCCTGCGAAAACAGCCGAGGCCGCTTGAAGTTATAAGGCAAAATTTTCTTCTCGGCCTCAGCCGTCATGATCGACTCGATCGCCTCGAGGTCGTAGTCACCGGTTTCGCCGATCTGGTTTCGGACCTCAAGGAGTATGTCGATTTCTTCCTGACTTAGCGGCTTTGCCATAGGACTACTGCAGGACGTACTGCGTAAAATACAGGCGGTCAATTTTTCCCTTGCGGAGGACGCTATTGATCGTGTCGCGCAAGGCTTCTTTTATAGGGGTGCGCAGCTGGATGTCGGCCAGTTCTTCCACCGTACGTTGGCTTAGTAGCTTCAGTACGATGTCGCGTATGACCACTTCTTTTTCTTTGACTTCTTCCAGTACGTCAGCTTTGTTGCTTTCTAGGCCAATGTTGACCATGAGGTAACGCGTGCCGTTTGTTCCGGCAGGGTTGACAATGAACCCTTGTAGCTCGGTAAACTGCCCATACTGGATGGGTTTTTCTTCTTTCTTATCAGGATTCGTGCCAGAAAACCACGCGGCTGCCTGCAGCAGTGTCGGATAATAAAAATAGCTGACCCAAGCGCCTACCCCTGTAGGGCCCAGGGTTAAAACGGCCAAAAGCAGCCCACTTAGCCAGCGGCGCTTGGTAGGTGTTTCCTCCGCTGCTGGGGCTACCGCGTTGGCAGCGTCTGTCGCTTCAGATACGGGTTGGTTTCGTTCTGCCATGGCTCCCAGTTAAAAAGAATCTCTACGCGGCGGTTGCGGGCGCGGCCTTCCGGCGTGTCGTTAGGTGCACGCGGGTGAAACTCGCCATAGCCAACGGCCAAATAGCGCTCGGGGGATAGCGCGCGGGTCTGCTCCAGCAGAAAGCGCACCACGGCTGCGGCCCGTGCAGCTGAAAGCTCCCAGTTGGAAGGATAGCGTGTGGTGCTGATCGGCACATTGTCTGTATGGCCTTCAACGACCACGGATTGAATACGGCTATCGATCATTCCCGCTAGGATGCGTAGGATGGTGCGCGAGGGCTCGATCAGTTCCGCTTCACCCGATCGAAACATGACCGAATCCGTGATGATCAGGTGCAGTCCACGATCGGTCAGGTTCACCTGAACTTTCCCAGCCAGATTGTTCTCCTCAAGGTACTTTAAAAGCTCTTCGTACTTTTGGGCTTGCTCTTGGGACAGCTGTTGTTGCGTTACCACTTGATTTTTGATCGAAGGAATTACCATCTCGCTTTGCAGCAGGCCCGTGCGTCCCTGAAAAAAACTGAGCGCTTCCTGAAATTTTTTCACCTCAACTTCCGACATGGCCACAATCATCACAAAGAACGTCAGCAACAGCGTAGCCATGTCGCTGAAGGTGGTCATCCACGCTGGAGCAGAAGGCTCTTCGTCGTCCTCTTCTTCTAAGTTCAAGGCTTCTTCGGGCATAACCTTAAGCAGCTTTAGCTAGGGGGGTGGTTTCAGCCTCAGGTTTGACCGTGGTTTGTCCTGCAAGCATTTGTAGGCGTTTTTCGATCATGCTTGGGCTGTCGCCCCGAACGATCGACAAAATCCCAATGCGGGCCATTTCCCGTGCTTTTTGCAGCTGCGCCAGTTGAAGTCGGGTTTTGTTGGCTAAAGGCAGAAAAACCAAATTCGCCAGTACAGCACCGTAAAGCGTCGTGAGCATTGCAACAGCCATGCCCGCCCCGATCTGGGTAGGGTCGTTCAGGTTTTGCATCATTTGGATCAGGCCGATTAGCGTGCCAATCATACCAAAAGCTGGTGCAAAACTGCCCGCCGAGGTCATAATTTTGGCAAACAGTTGACGGGGCCTTACCTCCTCAGTTAGACGGGCGCGCAGCATTTCTTCGATTTCTTGCTCGTCGATGCCGTCAACGGCCATTTCGAGTCCAAAGCGTAAGAACTCATCCTCAATTTCCCCCAGTCGCCGGTCTAAAGCCAGCAAGCCTTCGCGTCGGGCTGTGCGGGACAGTTCTGCAAAAAGGCTGACGTATTGCTCCAGATTCGGTGGGGTAAAGCGAAACAAATGGGCTAGGCCCTGTGGAATGGTTTGTAGCTCTTCAAGGGAATACGCCACCAGTAGCGCGGCAATAGTTCCCCCTACCGTGATCAGTACTGATGGGAAGTCAATAAAGATGAGCCAGTCGCCCCCGAGAAAAATCGCGGTAAAAATCAGAATAAATCCAGCGACAAGCCCAATGGGTGCGGACTTTTCCATAGCGGTGCTGTCCCGCAGATTAATCTACAACGCTTCCCCGGTGGTTGGCTTAAAGAGCCGTTAGCTGGCGCTTATAGTTAAAGTATCGACTATCGGAAAGGTCCTCTTAAGATGTGCTGCTGGGTGCTGCTGCTGGCATGCACCCTAAGCCGCGGGCCAGCGTTGGGCCGATTTGTTCCAGGGGCAGCACGGCATCGGCCAGTCCGGCCTCAACGACTGCGCGTGGCATGCCATGGACTACGCAGCTGGCTTCGTCTTGGGCCAACACTTTGCCCCCCATTTGTCGGATTAAGCGCGCGCCTTCGAGACCATCGCGCCCCATGCCGGTCATAATGACGGCTACGACGCGACCATTAAAGGTGCGACACACGCTTTCAAATGTCACGTCTACGGAAGGCCGGTGCAGTGTCGCTGGCTCTGCAGGCGTACGCAGGACTGCTTTGCCATTGGGCATGGCCACCAGGAGATGGCGACCTCCTGGCGCAATGAAAACCCGTCCTGGTTGAAGCAGCATGCCTTCTTCGGCTTCGACGACCGGCAGGGCACTGAGGCTATCGAGCCGTTCAGCTAAGGAACGCGTAAAGTGGGGCGGCATATGCTGCACAACGACAACCGGAACAGGCAAATTGGCCGGCAAGGCCGGAATCACCTGCTGCAAGGCGCGGGGTCCCCCGGTAGAGGTGCCAATCGCAATAATTTGAGCATCTGTAAAATCTAGCATAGGCAGACGCTCGCGTCCTGCGGTGCGGGAGCGCATGCGCAGGTGCGGTCGCGTCCGCGTGATGGCTTTAATTTTTTCGATCAGCTCGGCCCGAATCCGAGAAATCTCGATCGACACGTAGGCATGCTGCTTAGGAATAAAATCGACTGCCCCGGCTTCTAGCGCTTCGATGGTGGCGCGGGCACCTTCCTGGGTCAGCGAGCTGATCATGATGACGGGCACGGGATGCTCCCGCATAATTTGCCGCAGCGCTGTGATGCCATCCATGCGGGGCATCTCGACGTCCAGCGTTACAATGTCGGGTTTAAGCTGGCGAACCTTCTCGATGGCTTCCAGGCCATCCCGTGCGGTATCGACAACGGTAATTTCCGGATCGCCCTCAAGCATGATCGCGAGGGCTTTCCGCATAAAGGCAGAAT
This sequence is a window from Rhodothermus bifroesti. Protein-coding genes within it:
- a CDS encoding OmpA/MotB family protein: MPEEALNLEEEDDEEPSAPAWMTTFSDMATLLLTFFVMIVAMSEVEVKKFQEALSFFQGRTGLLQSEMVIPSIKNQVVTQQQLSQEQAQKYEELLKYLEENNLAGKVQVNLTDRGLHLIITDSVMFRSGEAELIEPSRTILRILAGMIDSRIQSVVVEGHTDNVPISTTRYPSNWELSAARAAAVVRFLLEQTRALSPERYLAVGYGEFHPRAPNDTPEGRARNRRVEILFNWEPWQNETNPYLKRQTLPTR
- a CDS encoding protein-glutamate methylesterase/protein-glutamine glutaminase, which produces MIRVLIVDDSAFMRKALAIMLEGDPEITVVDTARDGLEAIEKVRQLKPDIVTLDVEMPRMDGITALRQIMREHPVPVIMISSLTQEGARATIEALEAGAVDFIPKQHAYVSIEISRIRAELIEKIKAITRTRPHLRMRSRTAGRERLPMLDFTDAQIIAIGTSTGGPRALQQVIPALPANLPVPVVVVQHMPPHFTRSLAERLDSLSALPVVEAEEGMLLQPGRVFIAPGGRHLLVAMPNGKAVLRTPAEPATLHRPSVDVTFESVCRTFNGRVVAVIMTGMGRDGLEGARLIRQMGGKVLAQDEASCVVHGMPRAVVEAGLADAVLPLEQIGPTLARGLGCMPAAAPSSTS
- a CDS encoding motility protein A, which codes for MEKSAPIGLVAGFILIFTAIFLGGDWLIFIDFPSVLITVGGTIAALLVAYSLEELQTIPQGLAHLFRFTPPNLEQYVSLFAELSRTARREGLLALDRRLGEIEDEFLRFGLEMAVDGIDEQEIEEMLRARLTEEVRPRQLFAKIMTSAGSFAPAFGMIGTLIGLIQMMQNLNDPTQIGAGMAVAMLTTLYGAVLANLVFLPLANKTRLQLAQLQKAREMARIGILSIVRGDSPSMIEKRLQMLAGQTTVKPEAETTPLAKAA
- a CDS encoding flagellar basal body-associated FliL family protein, translating into MAERNQPVSEATDAANAVAPAAEETPTKRRWLSGLLLAVLTLGPTGVGAWVSYFYYPTLLQAAAWFSGTNPDKKEEKPIQYGQFTELQGFIVNPAGTNGTRYLMVNIGLESNKADVLEEVKEKEVVIRDIVLKLLSQRTVEELADIQLRTPIKEALRDTINSVLRKGKIDRLYFTQYVLQ
- the fliM gene encoding flagellar motor switch protein FliM; its protein translation is MAKPLSQEEIDILLEVRNQIGETGDYDLEAIESIMTAEAEKKILPYNFKRPRLFSQDQMRVLHYVHEAFARDLSVYMSAQLRTLVDIALSAIDQVLYSEFVMSSAPPSALYVVDVTPLNQRIVVEIDPRLVIYTVEKLFGGPGIFLRKPREISQIERRIMDKVVMRAFRELEKAWRQIHEIQLEEIAFESNAEFVQILPGVEPALVATFEVTIYEQRSFINICYPYILLERMLGHSAMKQWMSSATSEVPPQVRQRYEERLEKIELELRAEIGRTRIPLSELLTLEVGDVIVLERRINEPIQVYIGEHEKFKAIPGRSGKYRALRILEVVLPELPVEEDELASRASAA